The Streptomyces sp. NBC_00459 DNA segment GTGCCGTGGCCGACGACACGGCGAGCGTCGTGGCGGGCAGTCGCGCCGGACCACCGGAGATCTCGTGGCGGCTGAGGGCGGTGATCGTGTAGGTGTGCACCCCGGTGAGGAGGGCGGGGACGGCACCGCGAGCGAGTGCGCCGGCCGTGCCACCTCCACCGGACCCGTGCCACGGGGGGCTGCCGCCGCCGGCCACCGCGCCCGCCAGCACGTCGAGCGCACGCGCGCCCGCCATCGCCGCCGGACCGGCCGGAGTCGACTTCAACTTCAGGTCGTACGCCCATATCAGCGCCGTCAGCGGCAGGGCGACGGCAAGTCCGCGTCTGCCGCCCGACACCGCGGCGAGACCGAGACCGGCGCCGGTCAGGCCGGTGGCGACGGCGAGCGCGGTCCGGCGCGGTACCCGGCCGGAGGGCACCGGACGGGCGGGCCGCTCGACCGAGTCGACGGCTGCGTCGGCGTAGTCGTTGAGGGCCATGCCGGCCCAGTAGAGACAGATGGAGGAGGCCATCGCGCCGGCCGTCCGGGGGCCGAGGGGACGGCCCGCCGCGGTCGCGCCCGCCAGGATGTCGCCGGGGACGCTGAGCGCGGCC contains these protein-coding regions:
- a CDS encoding SCO3242 family prenyltransferase yields the protein MSLVRAPAALSVPGDILAGATAAGRPLGPRTAGAMASSICLYWAGMALNDYADAAVDSVERPARPVPSGRVPRRTALAVATGLTGAGLGLAAVSGGRRGLAVALPLTALIWAYDLKLKSTPAGPAAMAGARALDVLAGAVAGGGSPPWHGSGGGGTAGALARGAVPALLTGVHTYTITALSRHEISGGPARLPATTLAVSSATALSTVLPSVLPAVLPPRRTLPRAEVARTAVASAGVLAYLGTYGWAQVRAVRDPQASSVRRAVGAGILAMVPLQAALTARAGAPVAAALLGALHPVAQRLARRVSPT